The following are encoded together in the Salvia hispanica cultivar TCC Black 2014 chromosome 6, UniMelb_Shisp_WGS_1.0, whole genome shotgun sequence genome:
- the LOC125195486 gene encoding F-box/kelch-repeat protein At3g06240-like: MGFAICDEAFKPLFQFSFCSNTTCNDHLVVGSANGLLLFLDGCDDTLFVCNPITREYVEIPRLPKRGCIAGFGVSKISGQYKILCRDQIRSYHVYTLERGGGCWRRIAGPKFYPRMPWGNVIFFNGYLHWLASDLKESLFVCCFDLETEVFTKFSLPPRDNSNDPVKNWCHVRGDYELCVLEGQLCVCDSLKSTGIVIWWMKNYGDTNSWVKACRINRPQIGEVIFPLKLSANGDLLFAINTDNQLVTYNHNTDEYLVNNSFLDRSNDHVYNIITYIPSFLSLTAMGICNVKSLSFCKDHVLS, from the coding sequence ATGGGGTTCGCGATCTGCGATGAGGCCTTTAAGCCACTTTTCCAATTCAGCTTTTGTTCAAATACTACTTGTAACGATCATTTAGTAGTTGGTTCAGCTAATGGTTTGCTTTTATTCTTGGATGGATGTGATGATACTCTTTTCGTATGCAATCCAATTACAAGGGAATATGTCGAGATTCCTCGTCTTCCTAAGCGTGGCTGCATAGCTGGATTTGGAGTGAGCAAAATAAGTGGACaatacaagattttatgcCGTGATCAAATTAGGTCGTACCATGTATACACTCTAGAAAGAGGAGGAGGCTGTTGGAGAAGAATTGCAGGGCCGAAGTTCTACCCTAGAATGCCTTGGGgaaatgttatattttttaacggATATCTTCATTGGTTGGCATCTGATTTGAAGGAGAGTCTCTTCGTTTgttgctttgatcttgaaaccGAGGTCTTTACAAAGTTTTCTCTCCCTCCTCGTGATAATAGTAATGATCCTGTGAAAAATTGGTGCCATGTGAGAGGCGACTATGAGCTATGTGTTTTGGAAGGTCAGCTATGCGTATGCGATAGTTTAAAATCAACTGGAATTGTGATCTGGTGGATGAAAAACTATGGGGATACGAATTCTTGGGTAAAGGCATGTAGGATCAACCGACCACAAATCGGTGAAGTTATTTTCCCGCTCAAACTTTCTGCAAATGGTGACTTGTTGTTTGCCATTAATACAGATAATCAACTAGTTACCTACAACCACAACACTGATGAATACCTTGTGAACAATTCTTTTCTTGACCGTTCCAACGATCATGTTTACAATATCATCACTTATATCCCAAGCTTTCTCTCGCTCACAGCTATGGGGATTTGCAATGTTAAGTCATTAAG